Within Streptomyces sp. SS1-1, the genomic segment CCGTCCTGCTCCGCGAGAGCCGTACGGTGCTCGACGCCGTGTCGGCCGCGGCGCACCGCACCCGGCGGGCGGGCCGCGCCGACCCGTGTCTGGTCCTGGTCATCAAGCCGGGCGGCGACGGTGGCCTGCTGCCCGCGATCCTCGACGCCTATCAGGCCGAGCCGGACGCGCTGCCGGTCGAGCTGGTGTGCAGCCTCGGCGAGCGGGAGAACCTCCTGCGGGAGGGCCGTGCCGACGCCGCCCTGCTCCACCTCCCCCACCACGACCTCACCGGCCTGGACACCCAGGACCTCCTCACCGAGACGCAACTCCTCGTGGTGCCGAGGTCGCATCGCCTCGCGGGCCGTACCCGGGTCCGCCTGGACGACATCGCAGGGGAGCCTCTGCCGCGCTGGCCGGGCGCATCCGAGGGTCACGGACCCGAGATCCACGACCTGGGGCAGCTTCTGCACCTGATCGCCCTGGGCCGCATGGTCGCCGTCCTCCCGTGCTCCATCCGCGGGCAGCTCCGCGACGACCTAGTGGCCGTCCCGGTCGATGACGCCGAGCCCACCACGCTCGCCCTCGCCTGGCCCGAGCACGCCACCTCCCCGGCCCTGGCCGCCTTCGTCCGCGCGGCCGCCACCGTGGCGGGCGGACGACGGGACTTCGCGGATACGACCTAGCCGGCCGCGAGAGCCCGCTCGCCCGCTGTGCGCACCGCCTCCAGCGGCGCCGGGGCGCGGCCGGTCATCTGCTCCACCTGGAGCACCGCCTGGTGCACCAGCAGGTCGAGGCCGCTGACGACGGCCCCGCCGAACATCGACCAGCGGGCCGCGAGCGCGGTGGGCCAGGGGTCGTAGAGCACGTCGAACAGGGTGGCGGGACGCTCGGGCACGGCGTGGGCGAGGGCGTCGGTGGTGCCGGCCGGGGTCGTCGCGATCACCAGCGGGGCGCGCAGCGCCTCGGCGGCGTCGGCCCAGTCGGCCGTATGGACCTCGATGCCGAGCCGCTCGCCCCACTGCCGCATCTCGGAGGCGCGGGCCTCGCTGCGGACGTACGCCACGACCTCGCCGGTGCAGACGCGGGCCAGCGCGGCGAGCGCCGAGGACGCGGTGGCGCCGGCGCCGAGCACGGCGGCCGAGCCGACCTCCTCGATGCCGCGTTCGCGCAGGGCGGCGACCATGCCGGGGATGTCGGTGTTGTCACCGACGCGGCGGCCGTCCTCGGTGACGACGACGGTGTTGACGGCCTCGACCGAGGCGGCCGTCTCGCTGATCTCGTCGAGCAGCGGGATGACGGCCCGCTTCAGCGGCATGGTCAGCGACAGCCCGGCCCACTCGGGACCGAGCTCGGCGAGGAAGCCGGGCAGGGCGGCCTCGTCGACCTCGAAGCGGTCGTACGACCAGCCGGTGAGCCCCAGTTCGGCGTAGGCGGCCCGGTGCAGGACCGGGGACAGGGAGTGCCCGATGGGGGAACCGAGCACCGCCGCCCGGCACCGCCTGTCCGTCGCGGCCATCGCGGAGTCGTTCACTTCTGCGTGATCCCTAGCTCTTCTTCCTCGACGCGTTGAACTCGTCGACCAGCTTCTCGTGGTCCTTCAGCGTCTTGGTGAACTTGCTGGTCTTGCCGTCCAGCGAGATGAAGTAGTACCAGCCGTCCTTCGTCGGGTTCAGCGCGCCCTTGAGCGCCTCCTCACCCGGGTTGTCGATGGGGCCGGGCGGCAGACCCTTGACGAAGTACGTGTTGTACGGGTTGTTGTACCGCCGCAGCTCGGCGATGCTCAGGTCGATCTTGCTCTGGTTCTTGATGTAGTTGTACGTGGAGTCGAACTCCAGGGACCCGTAGGTCTCGGGGTTCCCCCGCTTCAGGCGGTTGTAGACGACCTCGGCCATCTTGCGGTAGTCGTCGTGGCTGGTGCCCTCGGCCTGGGCCAGGCTCGCCACGGTGAGCACCTCCCACGGGTTGTCGAGCCCGAGGCCGGCGGCCTTCTTCTCCAGCCCCATCTGCTCGTACTTCTCCGTGGCCCGGGTGACCATCTCCTTCAGCACGGTCGCCGGCTTCTGGCCCTTGCTCGCCGCGTAGCTGGACGGGTAGAGGAACCCTTCCAGCGGGTCCTTCACATTGGGGTGGTCCAGCGCCCAGTCGGGCAGGCCGAGCTTCTTGTACTGCTTCTTCGCGACCTCGGCCGTGGTGCCGTCCGGGACCCCGAGCCGCTTGTCGATCAGCGCGTACACGGCGACGTTCCGGGAGCCCTCGGCGATGATCAGGTTGGACCGGCTCTTGGGGCTCAGCATCAGCTCGACGGCGCTGGCCGCCGACATCTGCTTCTGCATCGTGTAGACGCCGTCCTGGATGGAGCGGCCCTCCGGATTGTCGTTCTGCGCGGAGACGAAGGCGTCGACGCTCTCGACGACCCCGGCCGCCTTGAGCTTCTGGCCGATGACCCAGCCGCCCGCGCCCTTGGGAATGACGACGGTGACCTGCTGGCCGTTGCCGTCGCCGGCGTAGTCCGGCGCCGGGCCGAAACGGTCCTGGTAGAACTGGTAGCCGAAGTAGCCGACGCCGCCGACCGCGCCCGCGAAGATCAGGGTGAGGACCAGGCAGGCCGGTCCGCTGCGACGTTTCTTCGGTTTCTTGCCGCCGCGCCCCGAGCGGCCGTCACGCTCGTCGGTGTCGTCGTCATCGTCCTGGTCGCCGCCCGCGAAGAAGGCGTGTTCGCCCTGGTCGGGGCCCGGGTCCCAGCCGGTGTCCGGCTCGGGCTCGGGCGCGGGCGTGGCGGCGCGCCGGGTGGGCGGCTGCGGGGGCGGATAGGAGTCCTGGGTGCCGTAGTAGTCGGACTGGCCTCCCCCGTAGGCGGCCTGCTGCTGTCCGTACGGGTCCGCCGCGTCGCCGTACGAGGGCTGCTGGTGCCCGCCGGTGGACCAGCCCCCGTCGTACGACTGCTGCCCGTGGCCCTGGTGCTGCCCGTGACCCTGCTGCTGTCCCTGGTCGGTGTACTGCTGTTGCTGCGGGTACTGCTGCTGGCCGTACCCGGTGTGCTGCTGCCCGTCGTTCCACTCGCCGTACTGCTGCTGCGCCTGCTGGGCGTAGTACTGCTGGTCGGCGTACTGCTGCGGGTCGTACTGCTGCTGCGGGTACTGCTGCTGCCCGTACTGCTGGTGCTGCGGATCGGCGTACTGCTGCTGCCCGTAGCCCTGCTGATCACCCTGCTGGGCGTTCCATCCGCCGTCCCCGTTCAGCGGATCGTCCTGCCAGCGATCGGAGCCGTCGCCCCGCCCGTATTCAGTCATCGGAGCGGTCGGCACGCCGGAATGCGCCGTGGGGGGCGAGGCCGTGCGTGCCTTCCTCCTCTCGGGTGAGGTGGCCGTGGCCGTCGGCCCGTCGCGGCAGGTGGGCCCCGTGGTGTCGCCCGACGGAGTCGGGGCCTGGTGCCGTAGCACCGTTCATGACAGACGTGTCCGTGCGCCCCGCGCGTCCGGACACGGCTCGCCGCAGCATTGCCTGGTGGATGTGCGCCCCTAGAACTCGTGGTCCGACCGGCACCGGGCCACGCACGGGCCACGGGCCGGCCTGCCCGGCCCGGCCCGTGTGGGTCCGTCCACGCACCTGAAGCGTGGTCACCGATCGCACCTCCTCCACGCGGTGACCGGGGCCGGTCACCTCGCACCGCCGTGATCGGCGGGTCCGGCCAGCCGGCCGGGGCGGGTGACCGGTCCCTGGTACCGCGAGACGGTCGGTCCCTGAGCGATCGGGCTCAGATGCCGTCCGGTCTCCGTAAGTACAGCGGCTGTTCGACCGCCGCCGTATCGCGCGGAACGTTACCGTATCGCGATCAGATAACCACTTCGACGCCCTCGCCGGGTGCTTTGCCTGACACCCGTTCGGATTCGAGCGCCTGTTGCAGGATGATCACCGCGGCCGCCTGGTCGATGACCGAACGGCCCTTCTTGGACTTCACGCCCGAGGCGCGCAGTCCCTGACTGGCCGTCACCGTCGTCATCCTCTCATCGACGAGTCTGACCGGAACGGGCGCGATCATGCGGGCGAGTTCCTGGGCGAAGCCCCGGACCTTCACCGCGGCCGGGCCCTCGCCGCCCTTGAGGGAACGGGGCAGCCCGACGACGACCTCGATCGGCTCGTACTCCTCGACGAGCTGCCGCAGCCGGCGCTGGGCGGCCGGGACGTCCCGGCCCGGCACCGTCTCCACGGGGGTGGCGAGGATGCCGTCCGGGTCGCACGAGGCGACACCGATCCGGGCGTCGCCCACGTCGACGGCGAGACGGCGGCCGCGGCGCATGCCCCGGCCGTCGCCGCTCGCCTGTGTGTCGGAGCTCACTTGGCGGTGTCCGCCACGAGGCGCTCGACCGCGTCGACGGCCTCGCCGATCGCGGCCGGGTTCTGACCGCCGCCCTGGGCCACGTCCGGCTTGCCGCCACCGCCGCCACCGAGGGTCTTGGCGGCCGTACGGACGAGCTCACCGGCCTTGAGGCCGCGCTCGCGGGCGGCCTCGTTGGTGGCGATGACCGTCAGCGGCTTGCCGTTGGTCACGGTGAACAGCGCGACCACGGCGGCGCGTCCGCCCTGGATGCGGCCGCGGACGTCGAGGACGAGCTTGCGCAGGTCGTCGGCGGTGGTGCCGTCGGGGACCTGGCCGGTGACGACCGCGACGCCGCGGATGTCCTTGGCGGACTCGGCGAGCCCGGCGGCGGCCTGGAGCACCTTCTCGGCGCGGAACTTCTCGATCTCCTTCTCGGCGTCCTTCAGCTTGCCGAGCATGGCGGAGACCTTCTCCGGGAGCTCCTCGGGACGTCCCTTGATCAGCTCCTGGAGCTGGGCGACGACCGTGTGCTCACGGGCCAGGAAGTTGTAGGCGTCGACGCCGACGAGGGCCTCGATCCGGCGGACGCCGGAGCCGATGGACGACTCGCCGAGCAGCTTGACCAGGCCGAGCTGGGCGGTGTTGTGGACGTGCGTGCCGCCGCACAGCTCCTTGGAGAAGTCGCCGATCGTGACCACGCGGACCCGCTCGCCGTACTTCTCGCCGAACTCGGCGATGGCGCCCTGCTTCTTCGCCTCGTCGATGCCCATGACGTCGGCGCGCACGTCGAGGTCGCGGGCCAGCACCTCGTTGATCTTCTGCTCGACGTCGGTCATCACGGCCGTCGGGACGGCGGACGGCGAGCCGAAGTCGAAGCGGAAGCGGCCGGGCTGGTTCTCGGAACCGGCCTGGGCGGCCGTCGGGCCGAGGGCGTCGCGCAGCGCCTGGTGGGTGAGGTGCGTGGCCGAGTGGGCGCGGGCGATGGCCGTACGGCGGCGGGCGTCGATGGCGGCGTGGGCGCGGGCACCGACGGTGACCTCGCCGACCTGGACGACGCCCTTGTGGACGTAGACGCCCGGGACGGGCTTCTGGCAGTCGCGGATCTCGATGACGGCACCGGTGTCGGTCCTGATGCGGCCGGTGTCGCCGATCTGGCCGCCGCCCTCGGCGTAGAACGGGGTGCGGTCGAGGACGATCTCGACCTCGTCGCCCTCGGAGGCGGCCGGCGAGGAGACGCCCTCGACGAGGATGCCGACGACGGTGGACTCGCCCTCGGTGTCGGTGTAGCCGATGAAGTCGGTCGCACCGGTCCTGTCGGCGATCTCGCGGTAGGCGCCCGCGCCGGCGTGGCCGGTCTTCTTGGCCTGGGCGTCGGCCTTGGCGCGCTCCCGCTGCTCCTTCATCAGGCGGCGGAAGCCCTCCTCGTCCACGGAGAGGCCCTGCTCGGCGGCCATCTCCAGGGTGAGGTCGATCGGGAAGCCCCAGGTGTCGTGGAGCAGGAACGCCTTGTCGCCGGCGAGGACCTTGCCGCCGGAGGCCTTGGTCTCGCTGACGGCGGTGTCGAGGATGTTGGTGCCGGCCTTCAGCGTCTTGAGGAAGGCGTTCTCCTCGGCGACTGCGACCTTCTCGATCCGCTCGCGGTCGGTGACCAGCTCGGGGTACTGCTGGCCCATCATCGCGATGACGGTGTCGATGAGGTCCAGGACGACCGGGCCGGTGGCGCCGAGCAGGCGCATGTTCCGGATGGCGCGGCGCATGATGCGGCGCAGCACGTAGCCGCGGCCCTCGTTGCCGGGGGTGACGCCGTCGCCGATGAGCATGACGGAGGTGCGCATGTGGTCGGTGACCACGCGCAGGGAGACGTCCGAGTCGTGGGCGTCGCCGTAGGCCACGCCGGTCAGCTCGGTGGCCTTCTTGATGACGGCCATGGAGGTGTCGATCTCGTACATGTTCTGCACGCCCTGCAGAATCATGGCGAGGCGCTCCAGGCCGAGGCCGGTGTCGATGTTCTTGCTCGGCAGCTCGCCGAGGATCTCGAAGTTGTCCTTGCCGATGCCCTCGCCGCGCTCGTACTGCATGAAGACGAGGTTCCAGATCTCCACGTACCGCTCGTCGTTGACGGCGGGGCCGCCCTCGACGCCGAACTCGGGGCCACGGTCGTAGTTGATCTCGGAGCAGGGGCCGCAGGGTCCGGGGACGCCCATCGACCAGTAGTTGTCCTTCATGCCGAGGCGCTGGATGCGCTCCTTCGGCACGCCGACGACCTCGTGCCAGATGCGCTCGGCCTCGTCGTCGTCCTTGTAGACGGTGATCCAGAGCTTCTCCGGATCCAGGCCGTAACCACCCTTGTCCTGGGGCGTGGTGAGCAGCTCCCAGGCGTAGGTGATGGCGCCTTCCTTGAAGTAGTCACCGAAGGAGAAGTTGCCGCACATCTGGAAGAACGTGCCGTGGCGGGTGGTCTTGCCGACCTCTTCGATGTCGGGCGTGCGCACGCACTTCTGCACGCTGGTGGCGCGCGAGAAGGGCGGCTTGACCTCACCCAGGAAGTAGGGCTTGAAGGGCACCATGCCGGCCGGGACGAGGAGCAGAGTCGGGTCGTCCGCGATGAGCGACGCCGAAGGGACGACGGTGTGCCCGCGCTCCTCGAAGAAGCTCAGCCAGCGGCGGCGAATCTCGGCCGACTCCATCAGTGGTCCTCATTCCGGTTGTTCGTGTACGTCGTGCTGTCGATGACGTACGACTTCGGCTGCTTGTGGTTCTCGATGGCGGTGTACCGCCGGGATGCGGGGAGTTCGGGGCGCTCGTCGATGCCCAGGGCCTCCTGGAGCTCGGCCTCCCGCTGGGCCATGTTGTCCCGGACGTCGAGGGCGAAGCCCACGGCACGGTCCTTGATGCGGTGACCGGCCTCGAGCGCCTTGTTCGCCGCGGTCGCGGCGAGGCTCTCGGGGGTCAGCTGCTTCAGCTTCCGGTTGACCTTGGTGGTGGCCCAGACACCGGCGGCGACGCCCGTGCCGAACCAGAACGTACGGCGGAACATGCTGGGTCTCAGTCCCTCTTCCCGCGGTTTCGCTTCTCGCGCCGCGCGGTCGGCACGGTACGGCCGACGATCACGGTGCGCCTGGGGGCCTTGGGGGCGGGCTCGCCGTCCTTGCGGCCGAGGGCCCGGCGCACGCCGTAGCCGAAGGCCGCGACCTTGACGAGGGGGCCGCCGAAGGTGGAGGCGACGGTGGTCGACAGCGCGGAGGCGTTCGACGTGACCTCCTGCACGTCGGAGGCGATCGCGTCGACCCGGTCGATCTGGGTCTGCGCGGAGCGCACCGCCGAGGAGGCGTCTGCGAGGAGCGGCACGGCCTGGTCGGTCACGTCCGCGACCAGCTTGGTGGTCGCCTTGAGCGTCTGGGCCAGCCTCGCCAGCGCCACGGCGAGGAAGGAGACCAGGATCGCCCAGAAGACCGCCACCAGAATCCCGGCAACCTCTCCACCGGACACTGTGTGCACCCGCTCCCTGATACGTGCCTCTGCATCGGTCTGCATCGAAAAAGTCGTGCACCGAGCCTATCGCGCCGGTGATGTGCCGCCGTACCGGATTACCCTCCGCGCACGGCCGCGTCGCCGCGGACGCGAAAGCCCGCCGCCGCCCCACCGGGAAGGTGGGGAGACGACGGGCTCCGGTGCGCTGGGTTCTACGGCCGCCGAGTGATCAGCGGGCGTAGTACTCGACGACGAGCTGCTCGTCGCAGATCACCGGGATCTCCTTGCGGTTCGGCTCGCGGTCCAGGCGGAACGCCAGGGCCTTGAGGTTCACCTGGAGGTAGCGCGGGGTCTCACCCTCGGGGGCGAAGCCACCCTCGCGGGCGATGGAGAAGAGGGTCTTCTCGCGGCTGCGCTCACGGACCATCACGACGTCGTCGGGCTTGACGCGGAAGGAGGGCTTGTCGACCTTCTGGCCGTTGACCTCGATGTGGCCGTGGACGACCATCTGACGGGCCTGGTAGATCGTGCGGGCGATGCCCGAACGCAGGACCAGGGCGTCGAGACGGCGCTCGAGCTCGATGATCAGGGCCTCACCGGTCTTGCCCTGAACCTTGGAGGCACGCTCGTAGGCGCGGACGAGCTGGCGCTCGGACACGTCGTACTGCGCGCGCAGACGCTGCTTCTCCAGCAGACGGACCTTGTAGTCCGAGTTCTGCTTGCGGCCGCGGCCGTGCTCACCCGGCGGGTAGGGACGGGCCTCGAAGTACTTGACGGCCTTCGGGGTCAGCGCGATGCCGAGGGCACGCGACTTCTTGACCTTGGGGCGGGACTGGTTCGCCACGATCTCTCATTTCTGGTGTTCGGCTCGTCAGGGTTGTGGGAGGTCGCATCCGCAGCCGGGGAAACCCTCCTCGCCCTCGCGGACGGGGTGGGCAGCCGCTCCCTGGTCTGGGCACAACGTGCAGCACGCGAGTGGCCCACCGACCGGTCCCGTCTGCGACGGAGGGTGGTGGGCTGCCCGCGACACCATTCGATCGGTGCGCGACGCTCCTGGAACCCGCTGGGGGTTCCGGCTGACCGTCCCGTTCTGACTGCACGGGACACAGCGCTTCGAGGCAGTTTACAGGGTGCTCAGGACCGCTTGCGACCGAGGTGCTTCCTGGTCCACTCCACGGCGTCCGCGTACCGCGCCTCGGCGCCGTGCCGGGTCGGGGTGTAGTACTCGCGGTCCTTGAGGGCGTCGGGCGCGTACTGCTGCTCGGCGATGCCCTCGGCCAGGTCGTGCGGGTACACGTACCCCTGGGCGTGCCCGAGCTTGGCGGCGCCCTTGTAGTGCCCGTCGCGCAGGTGGGGCGGCACGGCGCCGGCCAGGCCCTTGCGCACGTCGTCCAGGGCGGCGCCGATGGCGGTCGTCGCCGCGTTGGACTTCGGGGCGAGCGCGAGGGCGATGGTGGCGTGGCTGAGCGTGAGGGCGGCCTCCGGGAAGCCGATCATGGCGACGGCCTGGGCGGCGGCCACGGCGATCGGCAGGGCGTTGGGGTCGGCGAGCCCGATGTCCTCGCTGGCGGAGATCATCAGGCGCCGGGCGATGAAACGGGGGTCCTCGCCGGCCTCGATCATCCGGGCCAGGTAGTGCAGGGCGGCGTCCACGTCGGAGCCTCGGATCGACTTGATCAGGGCGCTGGCCACGTCGTAGTGCTGGTCGCCGTCGCGGTCGTACTTCACGGCGGCCCGGTCGACGGTCTGCTCCAGGGTCTGGAGGCTGATCTCGCTCTCGCCCTGGTCGAGGGCGGCCCCGGCCGCGGCCTCCAGCGCGGTCAGGGCGCGGCGGGCGTCGCCGCCGGCGATGCGCAGCAGGTGGTCCTCGGTGTCCTCGGGGAGGGCGACGGCGTCCTTCAGGCCGCGCTCGTCGCCGAGCGCGCGGCGGAGCAGGCCGCGGATGTCGTCGTCGGTGAGGGGTTCGAGCGTGAGCAGCAGGGAGCGGGAGAGCAGGGGGGAGATGACCGAGAAGTAGGGGTTCTCGGTGGTGGCCGCGATCAGAGTCACCCAGCGGTTCTCCACGGCGGGCAGGAGGGAGTCCTGCTGAGCCTTGCTGAAGCGGTGGATCTCGTCGAGGAAGAGGACGGTCTCCTGGCCGTAGCCTCCGGTGGCGCGGCGGGCGCCGTCGATGACCGCGCGGACCTCCTTCACCCCGGCGGTGATGGCGGACAGCTCGACGAAGCGCTTGTTGGTGGCCTTGGAGACGACGTAGGCGAGGGTGGTCTTGCCGGTGCCAGGCGGGCCCCAGAGGATCACCGAGGAGGGCCCGGCCGGGCCCCCGGCGCCCTCGCCGACGAGTCTGCGCAGGGGGGAGCCCGGCTTGAGCAGGTGCTGCTGGCCCACGACCTCGTCGAGGGTGCGCGGGCGCATGCGGACCGCCAGGGGACTGCTCGTCGGGTCCTTCTCCTGGCGTTCTTCGGCTGCGGCGGTGAACAGATCGGGCTCCACGAGGAAACCCTAAATCACCGCACTGACAATCCCTTCAGGGCTGTCAGCTCGTCCAGAAGTCCCACCAGCGGGTCAGGATCAGCATGCCGATGATCCCGATGTGCAGGACGGGCATGACCCAGGTGAACTCGCCGAAGAAACTCTTCAGCCAGTTCGGCGCGGGGAGCAGGCCGTTGCGCACGTTGAACGAGGTCACGTACCAGAACATGACGATCGTGGCGACCCACGCGAGGCTGCACCACAGGCACAGCGCGTTGATCCGGTACAGCGACTGGAACATCAGCCAGGCGCAGAAGACGACGCCGAACAACGTGCCGGCGTTGAAGGTCAGCCAGTACCAGCGCGGGAAGCGGGCGCGGCCGAGCAGGCTCATGCCGACGCAGATCACGATGCCGTAGGCGACGAGGCCGAGCATGGGGTTGGGGAAGCCGAAGACCGCGGCCTGCTTGGACTCCATGACGCTGCCGCAGGAGACGACCGGGTTCAGGCTGCATCCGGGGGTGAACGTCTTCCCCTCGACCTTGGCCTCGAGCAGCTTGAACTTGTCGATCGTGATGACCCAGGCGGCGAGCAGGCCCGCGGCGCCGGTGATCACCAGCAGCAGGGCGAGGGC encodes:
- a CDS encoding LysR family transcriptional regulator, which encodes MRGDTVRVWNDWRSASSPLSRAIQQLERRLGVALLERGGRRVALTEAGAVLLRESRTVLDAVSAAAHRTRRAGRADPCLVLVIKPGGDGGLLPAILDAYQAEPDALPVELVCSLGERENLLREGRADAALLHLPHHDLTGLDTQDLLTETQLLVVPRSHRLAGRTRVRLDDIAGEPLPRWPGASEGHGPEIHDLGQLLHLIALGRMVAVLPCSIRGQLRDDLVAVPVDDAEPTTLALAWPEHATSPALAAFVRAAATVAGGRRDFADTT
- a CDS encoding shikimate dehydrogenase; amino-acid sequence: MAATDRRCRAAVLGSPIGHSLSPVLHRAAYAELGLTGWSYDRFEVDEAALPGFLAELGPEWAGLSLTMPLKRAVIPLLDEISETAASVEAVNTVVVTEDGRRVGDNTDIPGMVAALRERGIEEVGSAAVLGAGATASSALAALARVCTGEVVAYVRSEARASEMRQWGERLGIEVHTADWADAAEALRAPLVIATTPAGTTDALAHAVPERPATLFDVLYDPWPTALAARWSMFGGAVVSGLDLLVHQAVLQVEQMTGRAPAPLEAVRTAGERALAAG
- the mltG gene encoding endolytic transglycosylase MltG, with the protein product MTEYGRGDGSDRWQDDPLNGDGGWNAQQGDQQGYGQQQYADPQHQQYGQQQYPQQQYDPQQYADQQYYAQQAQQQYGEWNDGQQHTGYGQQQYPQQQQYTDQGQQQGHGQHQGHGQQSYDGGWSTGGHQQPSYGDAADPYGQQQAAYGGGQSDYYGTQDSYPPPQPPTRRAATPAPEPEPDTGWDPGPDQGEHAFFAGGDQDDDDDTDERDGRSGRGGKKPKKRRSGPACLVLTLIFAGAVGGVGYFGYQFYQDRFGPAPDYAGDGNGQQVTVVIPKGAGGWVIGQKLKAAGVVESVDAFVSAQNDNPEGRSIQDGVYTMQKQMSAASAVELMLSPKSRSNLIIAEGSRNVAVYALIDKRLGVPDGTTAEVAKKQYKKLGLPDWALDHPNVKDPLEGFLYPSSYAASKGQKPATVLKEMVTRATEKYEQMGLEKKAAGLGLDNPWEVLTVASLAQAEGTSHDDYRKMAEVVYNRLKRGNPETYGSLEFDSTYNYIKNQSKIDLSIAELRRYNNPYNTYFVKGLPPGPIDNPGEEALKGALNPTKDGWYYFISLDGKTSKFTKTLKDHEKLVDEFNASRKKS
- the ruvX gene encoding Holliday junction resolvase RuvX, which gives rise to MRRGRRLAVDVGDARIGVASCDPDGILATPVETVPGRDVPAAQRRLRQLVEEYEPIEVVVGLPRSLKGGEGPAAVKVRGFAQELARMIAPVPVRLVDERMTTVTASQGLRASGVKSKKGRSVIDQAAAVIILQQALESERVSGKAPGEGVEVVI
- the alaS gene encoding alanine--tRNA ligase; its protein translation is MESAEIRRRWLSFFEERGHTVVPSASLIADDPTLLLVPAGMVPFKPYFLGEVKPPFSRATSVQKCVRTPDIEEVGKTTRHGTFFQMCGNFSFGDYFKEGAITYAWELLTTPQDKGGYGLDPEKLWITVYKDDDEAERIWHEVVGVPKERIQRLGMKDNYWSMGVPGPCGPCSEINYDRGPEFGVEGGPAVNDERYVEIWNLVFMQYERGEGIGKDNFEILGELPSKNIDTGLGLERLAMILQGVQNMYEIDTSMAVIKKATELTGVAYGDAHDSDVSLRVVTDHMRTSVMLIGDGVTPGNEGRGYVLRRIMRRAIRNMRLLGATGPVVLDLIDTVIAMMGQQYPELVTDRERIEKVAVAEENAFLKTLKAGTNILDTAVSETKASGGKVLAGDKAFLLHDTWGFPIDLTLEMAAEQGLSVDEEGFRRLMKEQRERAKADAQAKKTGHAGAGAYREIADRTGATDFIGYTDTEGESTVVGILVEGVSSPAASEGDEVEIVLDRTPFYAEGGGQIGDTGRIRTDTGAVIEIRDCQKPVPGVYVHKGVVQVGEVTVGARAHAAIDARRRTAIARAHSATHLTHQALRDALGPTAAQAGSENQPGRFRFDFGSPSAVPTAVMTDVEQKINEVLARDLDVRADVMGIDEAKKQGAIAEFGEKYGERVRVVTIGDFSKELCGGTHVHNTAQLGLVKLLGESSIGSGVRRIEALVGVDAYNFLAREHTVVAQLQELIKGRPEELPEKVSAMLGKLKDAEKEIEKFRAEKVLQAAAGLAESAKDIRGVAVVTGQVPDGTTADDLRKLVLDVRGRIQGGRAAVVALFTVTNGKPLTVIATNEAARERGLKAGELVRTAAKTLGGGGGGKPDVAQGGGQNPAAIGEAVDAVERLVADTAK
- a CDS encoding DUF948 domain-containing protein — protein: MSGGEVAGILVAVFWAILVSFLAVALARLAQTLKATTKLVADVTDQAVPLLADASSAVRSAQTQIDRVDAIASDVQEVTSNASALSTTVASTFGGPLVKVAAFGYGVRRALGRKDGEPAPKAPRRTVIVGRTVPTARREKRNRGKRD
- the rpsD gene encoding 30S ribosomal protein S4, with amino-acid sequence MANQSRPKVKKSRALGIALTPKAVKYFEARPYPPGEHGRGRKQNSDYKVRLLEKQRLRAQYDVSERQLVRAYERASKVQGKTGEALIIELERRLDALVLRSGIARTIYQARQMVVHGHIEVNGQKVDKPSFRVKPDDVVMVRERSREKTLFSIAREGGFAPEGETPRYLQVNLKALAFRLDREPNRKEIPVICDEQLVVEYYAR
- a CDS encoding replication-associated recombination protein A, with product MEPDLFTAAAEERQEKDPTSSPLAVRMRPRTLDEVVGQQHLLKPGSPLRRLVGEGAGGPAGPSSVILWGPPGTGKTTLAYVVSKATNKRFVELSAITAGVKEVRAVIDGARRATGGYGQETVLFLDEIHRFSKAQQDSLLPAVENRWVTLIAATTENPYFSVISPLLSRSLLLTLEPLTDDDIRGLLRRALGDERGLKDAVALPEDTEDHLLRIAGGDARRALTALEAAAGAALDQGESEISLQTLEQTVDRAAVKYDRDGDQHYDVASALIKSIRGSDVDAALHYLARMIEAGEDPRFIARRLMISASEDIGLADPNALPIAVAAAQAVAMIGFPEAALTLSHATIALALAPKSNAATTAIGAALDDVRKGLAGAVPPHLRDGHYKGAAKLGHAQGYVYPHDLAEGIAEQQYAPDALKDREYYTPTRHGAEARYADAVEWTRKHLGRKRS
- a CDS encoding vitamin K epoxide reductase family protein, with product MSKTTVKDVSTEPESEPAPSAARSVGGSRALALLLVITGAAGLLAAWVITIDKFKLLEAKVEGKTFTPGCSLNPVVSCGSVMESKQAAVFGFPNPMLGLVAYGIVICVGMSLLGRARFPRWYWLTFNAGTLFGVVFCAWLMFQSLYRINALCLWCSLAWVATIVMFWYVTSFNVRNGLLPAPNWLKSFFGEFTWVMPVLHIGIIGMLILTRWWDFWTS